The Methanoculleus thermophilus genome includes a window with the following:
- a CDS encoding hydrogenase iron-sulfur subunit codes for MADENWKPKIIAIICNWCSYAGADLAGGARIQYPPDVRSVRVMCTGRVDPLFILKAFQDGADGVLVSGCHFGDCHYLEGNYKAAKRMFLLKSVLKNIGLDDKRLRMTFVSASEGAKWGMVMEDVVKTIKELGPSPLKELAR; via the coding sequence ATGGCAGACGAAAACTGGAAGCCCAAGATCATCGCCATCATCTGCAACTGGTGCTCGTACGCAGGTGCGGACCTTGCAGGTGGCGCCCGCATACAGTACCCACCCGACGTCCGTTCCGTCCGTGTGATGTGCACGGGCAGGGTGGATCCGCTCTTCATCCTGAAGGCATTCCAGGATGGGGCGGACGGCGTGCTCGTCTCCGGCTGCCACTTCGGCGATTGCCACTATCTTGAGGGCAACTACAAGGCAGCAAAGAGGATGTTCCTCTTAAAGAGTGTCCTCAAGAACATTGGTCTTGACGACAAGCGTCTCAGAATGACCTTCGTCTCCGCATCCGAGGGTGCGAAGTGGGGTATGGTCATGGAAGACGTCGTCAAGACCATCAAAGAGCTCGGCCCAAGCCCGCTCAAAGAACTTGCCAGATAA
- a CDS encoding molybdopterin dinucleotide binding domain-containing protein yields MAIRVNLITGRSIQQGVSMEAGKEKPAYTAACGIIELDPVDFKKLGAFRNTNVRVTSDYGSVVVKAVEATQGPHPGVAYIPMGPWANMVVNPDTYSTGMPTFKGTPVTVDIAKNEPVLSSLELVRKACKGEQA; encoded by the coding sequence ATGGCAATCAGAGTGAACTTGATCACGGGTCGCAGCATCCAGCAGGGGGTGTCGATGGAGGCGGGGAAGGAAAAACCCGCCTACACCGCCGCCTGTGGGATTATCGAACTCGACCCAGTAGATTTTAAAAAATTGGGAGCGTTCCGTAATACGAACGTCCGCGTCACCAGCGACTATGGCAGTGTCGTCGTCAAGGCTGTTGAGGCAACCCAGGGTCCCCACCCCGGTGTAGCATACATACCCATGGGTCCATGGGCGAACATGGTGGTCAACCCGGACACCTACTCAACGGGGATGCCAACCTTTAAAGGTACACCTGTCACGGTGGATATCGCCAAGAACGAACCTGTCCTCAGCTCACTGGAACTGGTGCGCAAGGCATGCAAGGGTGAACAGGCATGA
- a CDS encoding formylmethanofuran dehydrogenase subunit B: protein MTKTITDVICPFCGTLCDDLEVVVSDDGKQLLEVYNACAIGAEKFLHSQAKDRITRPRMRQEDGSWKEITYDEAIEYTAQMLANAKKPLMYGWSSTNCEAQALGSELGEIVGAVMDNTATVCHGTSLIAVQDIGIPTCTLGEVKNRADRIVFWGCNPAHAHPRHMSRYSIFPRGFFTGKGHKGRKVIVVDPRPTDTANVADVHLQVEQGRDYELLNAFRVAFKGEKLPDVVAGIPKEKIYEAAETLKSGRFVIIFFGMGVTQSLGKNHNIDEAIAVTRDLNEYTKAAIMPMRGHYNVTGSGQVWGWLFGFPFAVDLSRGYARYNPGETTANDLLRRDEVDAVFVLGSDPGAHFPFSSVKKIYDRPSVAIDPHETPTTEVCKVHVPVAFVGVEVGGCAYRMDNVPIETRKVVEPPEGMMTDEEFLSRVLARVKEIKGV from the coding sequence ATGACCAAGACTATAACTGATGTTATCTGTCCGTTCTGCGGAACGCTCTGCGACGACCTCGAGGTCGTCGTCAGTGATGATGGAAAGCAGCTGCTCGAAGTATATAATGCATGCGCCATCGGAGCTGAAAAATTCCTCCACTCCCAGGCAAAGGACCGTATTACCCGCCCCCGCATGCGGCAGGAAGATGGATCCTGGAAAGAGATCACCTACGACGAGGCAATCGAGTATACCGCACAGATGCTCGCCAATGCAAAGAAGCCCCTGATGTACGGCTGGAGCTCAACGAATTGTGAAGCCCAGGCTCTCGGGTCTGAGCTTGGTGAGATTGTCGGAGCGGTCATGGACAACACGGCAACCGTCTGCCACGGAACATCCCTCATCGCGGTTCAGGACATTGGTATCCCAACCTGTACGCTAGGTGAGGTCAAGAACCGTGCCGACCGGATCGTCTTCTGGGGCTGCAACCCGGCGCACGCCCACCCGCGGCACATGTCCCGCTACTCGATCTTCCCCCGTGGATTCTTCACCGGCAAGGGCCACAAAGGCCGCAAGGTGATCGTCGTCGACCCGCGCCCCACCGACACCGCAAACGTTGCGGATGTCCACCTCCAGGTTGAGCAGGGACGCGACTACGAGCTCCTCAACGCATTCCGCGTGGCGTTCAAGGGCGAGAAGCTCCCCGACGTCGTCGCAGGGATCCCGAAAGAGAAGATCTACGAGGCTGCCGAGACGCTCAAGAGCGGTCGATTCGTGATCATCTTCTTCGGTATGGGCGTGACCCAGTCGCTCGGGAAGAACCACAACATCGACGAAGCCATCGCAGTCACCCGTGACTTAAACGAGTACACGAAAGCAGCCATCATGCCGATGCGCGGGCACTACAACGTCACCGGCTCCGGCCAGGTCTGGGGCTGGCTGTTTGGGTTCCCCTTTGCTGTGGACCTCTCCCGTGGATACGCCCGCTATAACCCCGGTGAGACGACGGCAAACGATCTGCTCCGCAGGGACGAAGTAGATGCTGTCTTCGTGCTCGGTAGCGACCCCGGTGCACACTTCCCGTTCAGTTCGGTCAAGAAGATCTACGACCGCCCGTCTGTCGCGATCGACCCGCACGAGACCCCGACCACCGAGGTCTGCAAAGTCCATGTCCCGGTCGCCTTTGTGGGCGTCGAGGTCGGCGGATGTGCATACCGGATGGACAACGTGCCGATTGAAACGAGAAAGGTTGTCGAGCCCCCGGAGGGCATGATGACGGACGAAGAATTCCTCAGCCGCGTTCTTGCACGCGTCAAGGAGATCAAGGGGGTATAA
- a CDS encoding formylmethanofuran dehydrogenase subunit A, producing the protein MAEYLIKNGFVFDPVLGIRGDKADVAIKDGKIVETSAVKNPKVIDATGKTVMAGGVDIHSHVAGPKVNVGRNFRPEDKLFTYKPRNGIERMQGGFSVPTTIRTGYNYARMGYTTVMEAAMPPLYARHTHEEIRDTPILDQGAYPVFGNNWFVLEYLKNHEIENTAAYIAWLLRATKGYAVKVVNPGGTEAWAWGLNCENIHDPVPYFDITPAQIVKGLIEANEYLGLPHSMHVHTNNLGNPGNYTTTLDTFKLSEGIKPKSKFGRDQVMHHTHVQFHSYGGDSWANVESKAKEIMDYVNSHDNITIDLGQVTLDETTTMTADGPFEHHLTELNHLKWANADVELETGSGVVPYVYSPDIKVCAIQWCIGLELALLAKDPMRVFMTTDHPNAGPFIRYPRIMKWLMSEESRKQQFDAFKYKDKVIDATNLAGIDRELDLYEIAQMTRAGPAKALGLAHMYGGLAPGLEGDVAVFDFNPNEPYAPDDIEKAFSNAEHLFKSGVQIINNHEIVSNGNKRTLWVNTKVNENPQVMRDVKEKFLRYYTVTLNNYEVSGHYLPNPYVIEVDATQ; encoded by the coding sequence GTGGCAGAATATCTTATCAAGAATGGATTTGTCTTCGACCCGGTCCTGGGGATTAGAGGAGATAAGGCAGATGTTGCCATCAAGGACGGCAAGATCGTCGAGACCAGCGCGGTCAAGAACCCGAAGGTCATCGACGCCACCGGTAAGACCGTCATGGCCGGCGGTGTCGACATCCACTCGCACGTTGCCGGTCCTAAGGTCAACGTAGGCCGGAACTTCCGCCCCGAAGACAAACTCTTCACATACAAGCCGAGAAATGGCATCGAGCGGATGCAGGGCGGATTTTCAGTCCCGACAACGATCCGAACCGGCTACAACTACGCCCGCATGGGCTACACGACCGTGATGGAAGCGGCCATGCCGCCGCTCTACGCCCGGCACACTCACGAGGAGATACGGGACACGCCTATCCTCGACCAGGGAGCCTACCCGGTCTTCGGGAACAACTGGTTCGTGCTCGAGTATCTCAAGAACCACGAGATCGAGAACACTGCCGCCTACATCGCCTGGCTGCTCCGCGCCACAAAAGGCTACGCAGTCAAGGTCGTCAACCCCGGCGGCACCGAAGCCTGGGCCTGGGGTCTGAACTGTGAGAACATTCACGACCCGGTTCCCTACTTCGACATCACGCCGGCCCAGATCGTGAAGGGACTCATCGAGGCAAACGAGTACCTCGGTCTCCCGCACTCGATGCACGTTCACACAAACAACCTCGGGAACCCCGGCAACTACACAACAACGCTTGATACATTCAAACTCTCGGAGGGCATCAAGCCGAAGAGCAAGTTCGGCCGCGACCAGGTGATGCACCACACCCACGTCCAGTTCCACTCCTACGGAGGCGACTCCTGGGCAAACGTGGAGTCGAAGGCGAAGGAGATCATGGACTACGTGAACTCTCATGACAACATCACCATCGATCTGGGTCAGGTGACGCTCGATGAGACCACGACCATGACCGCCGACGGGCCGTTCGAGCACCACCTCACTGAATTGAACCACTTAAAGTGGGCGAACGCCGATGTCGAGCTCGAGACCGGGTCCGGCGTCGTGCCCTACGTCTACAGCCCGGACATCAAGGTCTGCGCCATCCAGTGGTGTATCGGTCTTGAACTCGCGCTGCTCGCAAAGGATCCCATGCGGGTCTTCATGACCACCGACCACCCGAACGCCGGGCCGTTCATCCGCTACCCGAGGATCATGAAGTGGCTCATGAGCGAGGAGTCGAGGAAGCAGCAGTTCGACGCCTTCAAGTACAAGGACAAGGTCATCGATGCGACCAACCTTGCCGGCATCGACCGCGAACTCGACCTCTACGAGATCGCGCAGATGACCCGTGCAGGACCGGCAAAGGCGCTCGGTCTCGCACACATGTACGGCGGACTTGCGCCAGGCCTCGAAGGAGATGTCGCAGTCTTCGACTTCAACCCGAACGAGCCCTACGCGCCCGACGATATCGAGAAGGCGTTCTCGAACGCAGAGCACCTCTTCAAGTCCGGTGTCCAGATTATCAACAACCACGAGATCGTCTCGAACGGCAATAAGCGGACGCTCTGGGTGAATACCAAGGTCAACGAGAACCCGCAGGTGATGCGTGACGTCAAGGAGAAGTTCCTCCGCTACTACACCGTCACGTTAAACAACTACGAGGTCAGCGGACACTATCTCCCGAACCCGTACGTGATTGAGGTTGATGCTACACAGTGA
- a CDS encoding formylmethanofuran dehydrogenase subunit C, whose translation METVTLTIKNQPELYLEAETISPDALAGKKVEEILGLPVYVGREQHRLGDYFDVSGKPGATPAETKIVLNGDLSRVKYIGTKMTDGEIVVNGDADMYVGAWMQGGKITVNGNVNAFAGTGMKGGELIIKGNAGNYLGAAYRGDWRGMQGGKITVTGNAGSDVGTFMNGGEIVIGGDVDVHVGTHAEGGKIVIKGNAKSRLGGQMVEGEIYVFGKIDVMLPGFVYREDVDIEVDGVKGRFALYEGDIGERHRKRKGQTIYGKLYQRIEA comes from the coding sequence ATGGAGACTGTTACACTCACCATAAAGAACCAGCCCGAACTGTACCTCGAAGCCGAGACCATCTCCCCTGACGCGCTTGCCGGGAAAAAGGTAGAGGAGATCCTCGGTCTCCCGGTCTATGTAGGCCGCGAGCAGCACCGGCTCGGGGACTACTTTGATGTATCCGGCAAACCCGGAGCAACACCTGCTGAGACAAAGATCGTCCTCAACGGTGATCTCTCCCGGGTCAAGTACATCGGCACAAAGATGACCGACGGCGAAATTGTCGTCAACGGCGATGCCGACATGTATGTCGGCGCCTGGATGCAGGGCGGCAAGATCACAGTAAACGGGAACGTCAATGCCTTTGCCGGAACCGGCATGAAGGGCGGAGAGCTCATCATCAAAGGCAACGCCGGAAACTACCTCGGCGCCGCCTACCGTGGAGACTGGCGTGGCATGCAGGGTGGTAAGATCACCGTCACAGGTAACGCCGGAAGCGATGTCGGCACCTTCATGAACGGCGGTGAGATTGTCATCGGTGGAGACGTCGATGTCCATGTTGGCACCCACGCCGAAGGCGGGAAGATCGTTATCAAGGGCAACGCGAAGAGCCGCCTTGGCGGCCAGATGGTAGAAGGCGAGATTTACGTCTTTGGCAAGATCGATGTCATGCTGCCCGGGTTCGTATACCGCGAAGATGTCGATATCGAGGTGGACGGCGTCAAAGGGCGGTTCGCTCTCTACGAGGGGGACATCGGAGAGCGCCACCGAAAGAGAAAAGGCCAGACGATCTATGGTAAGTTATACCAGCGGATCGAAGCCTGA
- the mcrB gene encoding coenzyme-B sulfoethylthiotransferase subunit beta, giving the protein MAKYKETIDLYDDAGKLLKSGVPLEKISPVSNPAIRKIIDLTKRTVAVNLGGIQEGLKSGKVAKGYVLGREMNLDIVGNKDAIIGKIKEMVQVEDGDDTNIREFSGGKLILVEVPSARLQAASTYDAAITAVAAATTFSIVEQFDIGAFDAPMVKTAVWGSYPHTMDLTGANVTSILSIPQNNEGLGYALRNIPVNHIVMMTGRNAMQGAALSSTFEQAGMFEMGNAIGPFERAQLLAYAYQGLNANNLVYDLVKANGATGTIGTVVQSLVERAIEDKVITPGKKGGYFQFYDTKDPMLWNAYAAAGTMAATMVNCGAGRFAQAVSSTLLYFNDLLEHETGLPGCDYGRVMGTAVGFSFFSHSIYGGGGPGIFNGNHVVTRHAAGVAIPCVVAAAALDAGTQMFSPESTSKIYADTYGKVDVFNKPLQQIAQGV; this is encoded by the coding sequence ATGGCAAAATACAAAGAGACTATTGACCTGTACGATGATGCAGGCAAGCTGTTGAAGAGTGGCGTGCCGCTTGAAAAGATCAGCCCGGTTAGCAACCCGGCGATCAGAAAGATCATCGACCTCACCAAGAGGACGGTTGCGGTCAACCTCGGTGGCATTCAAGAGGGCCTGAAGTCCGGAAAAGTAGCAAAGGGTTACGTTCTCGGCCGTGAGATGAACCTTGATATCGTCGGCAACAAGGACGCAATCATCGGAAAGATCAAGGAGATGGTCCAGGTCGAGGATGGTGACGACACCAACATTCGCGAGTTCAGCGGTGGCAAGCTCATCCTCGTCGAGGTTCCCAGCGCACGCCTGCAGGCTGCATCCACCTACGATGCCGCGATCACGGCAGTCGCAGCCGCGACCACGTTCTCGATCGTCGAGCAGTTCGATATTGGAGCGTTCGACGCACCGATGGTCAAGACGGCAGTCTGGGGCTCGTACCCGCACACGATGGACCTCACTGGTGCCAACGTTACGTCCATTCTGTCGATCCCCCAGAACAACGAAGGTCTCGGCTACGCGCTCCGGAACATCCCGGTCAACCACATCGTCATGATGACCGGCAGGAACGCAATGCAGGGTGCCGCACTCTCGTCCACCTTCGAACAGGCAGGAATGTTTGAGATGGGTAACGCCATCGGACCGTTCGAGCGTGCCCAGCTGCTCGCCTACGCCTACCAGGGCCTGAACGCAAACAACCTGGTCTATGACCTCGTCAAGGCCAACGGTGCGACTGGAACCATCGGTACGGTCGTCCAGAGCCTGGTCGAGCGGGCCATCGAGGACAAGGTCATCACTCCGGGCAAGAAGGGCGGATACTTCCAGTTCTACGACACGAAGGACCCGATGCTCTGGAACGCCTACGCTGCTGCGGGAACTATGGCGGCCACCATGGTCAACTGTGGTGCCGGACGGTTCGCCCAGGCAGTCTCTTCGACGCTCCTGTACTTCAACGACCTGCTTGAGCACGAGACCGGTCTCCCCGGCTGTGACTATGGCCGTGTGATGGGTACCGCCGTCGGATTCTCGTTCTTCAGCCACTCGATCTACGGTGGTGGCGGCCCCGGTATCTTCAACGGTAACCACGTCGTGACCAGGCACGCAGCCGGTGTGGCCATCCCATGTGTGGTCGCCGCGGCAGCGCTCGACGCTGGAACCCAGATGTTCTCGCCGGAGAGCACCTCGAAGATCTATGCCGACACCTACGGCAAGGTCGACGTCTTCAACAAACCGCTCCAGCAGATTGCACAGGGTGTGTAA
- the mcrD gene encoding methyl-coenzyme M reductase operon protein D, translating to MTEAIYPQVRIVSARFLRPDTVEHLLNRLIQVGGIRRMSINGPSIPATIPYGPARGKPNPHPDRKVIRVGDQDVQLRVQVGTIILELEDESYIPAIGEAVDEVFADKDFSCTVQQGRFMKSQPTVSDYAKYGPDADREILGLVDPRRKDGPIIIQGNK from the coding sequence ATGACCGAAGCCATATACCCTCAGGTTCGAATCGTATCTGCGCGATTCCTCAGACCCGATACGGTGGAACACCTCCTGAACAGACTGATTCAGGTCGGCGGGATTCGCCGGATGTCCATTAACGGACCAAGCATTCCGGCCACCATTCCTTATGGTCCGGCACGGGGAAAACCCAACCCCCATCCGGACCGTAAGGTCATCCGTGTCGGAGACCAGGATGTCCAGCTCCGGGTTCAGGTTGGAACAATCATCCTGGAACTCGAGGACGAGTCGTACATTCCGGCAATCGGGGAGGCTGTCGATGAAGTCTTCGCCGATAAGGACTTCTCCTGTACCGTCCAGCAGGGACGGTTCATGAAGTCTCAGCCGACGGTGTCCGACTACGCGAAGTACGGACCTGACGCCGACAGAGAGATACTCGGGCTTGTCGATCCGAGAAGGAAAGACGGTCCAATAATAATTCAGGGAAACAAGTGA
- the mcrC gene encoding methyl-coenzyme M reductase I operon protein C, with protein sequence MPIGRVTQVVDCRESMGMGKGGGLAQRGTISEAKSPDVIVIGMSPGRRHVTKPVCDITSGLRREGAEFSVTTLVLNAGSGVPADSPVAGHVLGAYFGLTEKEIAQIEQHKVAILHHGNVRSHVVHKVRFILEHANIKAIVVSQVPIDFEDLAKEGIKTAVVMPPPNQVRTKGIVVDIVSGVTRGQTPGREKLAEVVRAVMKVLKSPT encoded by the coding sequence ATGCCTATCGGAAGAGTTACACAGGTTGTTGATTGCCGCGAGAGCATGGGGATGGGGAAAGGAGGCGGTCTTGCCCAGCGTGGGACCATCTCTGAGGCCAAGTCCCCGGATGTGATCGTGATTGGAATGTCCCCCGGCCGCAGACACGTTACAAAACCGGTCTGCGATATCACCTCCGGCCTTCGGAGGGAGGGGGCGGAGTTCTCCGTGACGACGCTTGTTCTGAACGCAGGCAGCGGAGTCCCGGCGGATTCCCCGGTCGCAGGTCACGTTCTCGGAGCCTATTTCGGGTTGACGGAGAAGGAGATAGCCCAGATCGAGCAGCACAAGGTCGCTATCCTTCACCATGGGAACGTCCGCTCCCATGTAGTGCATAAGGTCCGGTTTATCCTTGAGCACGCGAACATCAAGGCAATCGTCGTCTCCCAGGTCCCGATCGACTTCGAGGATCTCGCAAAAGAGGGGATCAAGACAGCGGTGGTTATGCCGCCGCCAAACCAGGTCAGAACAAAAGGCATAGTGGTGGATATCGTCAGCGGCGTGACACGGGGTCAGACACCTGGTAGGGAAAAATTGGCAGAGGTCGTTCGTGCCGTTATGAAAGTGCTAAAAAGCCCAACATGA
- the mcrG gene encoding coenzyme-B sulfoethylthiotransferase subunit gamma encodes MAYKPQYGPGTSIVAENRRKQMDPNHKLEKMRDVTDEDIVLILGHRAPGSAYPSAHPPLAEQQEPDCPIRKIVTPTDGAKAGDRIRYIQFADSMFFAPSQPYQRTYTECYRFRGIDPGTLSGRQIVECRERDLEKYAKELIETELLDPARTGIRGATVHGHSLRLAENGMMFDMLQRSVLGEDGVVRYVKNQIGEPLDRAVAVGKPMDEKWLKAHTTIFHSLGGTPFRDDAEYIEYVQRIHTLRTKYGFLPKE; translated from the coding sequence ATGGCATACAAGCCCCAATATGGACCGGGAACATCCATCGTCGCCGAGAACCGGCGCAAGCAGATGGACCCCAACCACAAGCTTGAAAAGATGCGTGATGTGACCGATGAGGACATCGTGCTGATCCTCGGCCACCGCGCCCCCGGATCGGCGTACCCGAGCGCCCACCCGCCGCTCGCCGAGCAGCAGGAGCCCGACTGTCCCATCAGAAAGATTGTAACCCCGACTGACGGTGCGAAGGCAGGCGACCGGATTCGCTACATCCAGTTCGCGGACTCGATGTTCTTTGCTCCCTCGCAGCCGTACCAGCGGACCTACACTGAGTGTTACCGCTTCCGCGGCATCGACCCCGGTACGCTCTCCGGCCGTCAGATCGTCGAGTGCCGTGAGCGTGACCTCGAGAAGTACGCAAAGGAACTCATCGAGACCGAACTCCTCGACCCGGCCCGCACCGGCATCCGTGGTGCGACCGTGCACGGTCACTCGCTCCGTCTTGCCGAGAACGGCATGATGTTCGATATGCTCCAGAGGAGTGTCCTTGGCGAGGACGGAGTCGTCCGCTACGTCAAGAACCAGATCGGCGAGCCTCTCGACCGTGCGGTTGCCGTCGGCAAGCCCATGGACGAGAAGTGGCTCAAGGCCCACACGACGATCTTCCACTCGCTCGGGGGCACTCCATTCCGTGACGACGCCGAATACATCGAGTACGTCCAGCGCATCCACACGCTGCGGACGAAATACGGGTTCCTTCCCAAGGAGTGA
- the mcrA gene encoding coenzyme-B sulfoethylthiotransferase subunit alpha, which produces MAKIERTQKLFLKALKEKFQGQDVESETAEFYKFNGVRQSPRKMEFMKASRAIEMDRGISMYDPERCHLGGIPMGQRQLMTYEVSGTGVFVEGDDLHFVNNAAMQQMWDDIRRTVIVNMDLAHQTLQKRLGKEVTPETINEYLHILNHAMPGAAVVQEHMVETHPGLVDDCYVKVFTGDQELADDLEPQFVIDVEKLFPAKQAEALSAAVGKSLWQAIHIPTTVVRTCDGGTTSRWSAMQIGMSFIAAYRMCAGEAAVADLSYAAKHAGVIQMASHLPARRARGPNEPGGLAFGLFSDIIQTNRKYPNDPAKAALEVVGAGTMLYDQIWLGSYMSGGVGFTQYATAAYTDNILDEFTYYGMDYIKDKYKVDWKNPSPSDKVKPTYDVVNDMATEVTLNAMEQYEQFPTMMEDHFGGSQRAGVIAAASGLTAAIATGNSNAGLNGWYLSMLLHKDGWSRLGFFGYDLQDQCGSANSLSIRGDEGAIGEVRGPNYPNYAMNVGHQGEYAAIVGSSHYGRGDAWCFDPRVKICFADPALKFDFSEPRREFAKGAIREFMPAGERSLIIPAR; this is translated from the coding sequence ATGGCAAAGATTGAGAGAACCCAGAAGCTGTTCCTGAAGGCACTCAAGGAGAAGTTCCAGGGGCAGGACGTTGAGTCCGAGACCGCCGAGTTCTACAAGTTCAACGGTGTCCGGCAGTCTCCCCGTAAGATGGAGTTCATGAAGGCAAGCCGTGCGATCGAGATGGACCGCGGCATCTCCATGTACGACCCCGAACGCTGCCACCTCGGCGGTATCCCGATGGGCCAGCGCCAGCTGATGACCTACGAGGTCTCCGGCACCGGTGTCTTCGTGGAGGGTGACGACCTGCACTTCGTCAACAACGCTGCGATGCAGCAGATGTGGGACGACATCAGGAGGACTGTCATCGTCAACATGGACCTAGCCCACCAGACCCTGCAGAAGCGTCTGGGCAAGGAAGTTACTCCTGAGACGATCAACGAGTACCTCCACATCTTAAACCACGCGATGCCCGGTGCGGCCGTCGTTCAGGAGCACATGGTCGAGACCCACCCCGGCCTCGTCGACGACTGTTACGTCAAGGTCTTCACCGGCGACCAGGAACTCGCCGATGACCTCGAGCCCCAGTTCGTCATCGATGTCGAGAAACTCTTCCCCGCAAAGCAGGCCGAAGCGCTCTCCGCAGCCGTTGGGAAGTCCCTCTGGCAGGCGATCCACATCCCGACCACGGTCGTCCGGACTTGTGATGGTGGAACGACCTCCCGGTGGTCTGCAATGCAGATCGGTATGTCCTTCATCGCCGCCTACCGCATGTGCGCCGGTGAAGCGGCCGTCGCCGACCTCTCCTACGCCGCAAAGCACGCAGGCGTCATCCAGATGGCCTCCCACCTGCCCGCCCGGCGTGCCCGTGGCCCGAACGAGCCCGGTGGTCTTGCATTCGGTCTCTTCAGCGACATCATCCAGACGAACCGGAAGTATCCGAACGACCCCGCGAAGGCTGCCCTTGAGGTTGTCGGCGCCGGAACCATGCTCTACGACCAGATCTGGCTCGGCTCCTACATGTCCGGTGGTGTCGGATTCACCCAGTACGCAACCGCGGCCTACACCGACAACATCCTCGACGAGTTCACCTACTACGGTATGGACTACATCAAGGACAAGTACAAGGTCGACTGGAAGAACCCGAGCCCGAGCGACAAGGTCAAGCCGACCTACGATGTCGTCAACGACATGGCAACCGAGGTCACCCTCAACGCCATGGAGCAGTACGAGCAGTTCCCGACGATGATGGAGGACCACTTCGGCGGATCCCAGCGTGCCGGTGTCATCGCCGCCGCATCCGGTCTGACGGCCGCGATCGCAACCGGAAACTCCAACGCCGGTCTGAACGGATGGTACCTCTCCATGCTCCTGCACAAGGACGGATGGTCGCGTCTCGGCTTCTTCGGCTACGACCTCCAGGACCAGTGCGGTTCCGCAAACTCACTCTCCATCCGTGGGGACGAGGGTGCGATCGGCGAGGTCCGTGGTCCGAACTACCCGAACTATGCAATGAACGTCGGTCACCAGGGAGAATACGCCGCTATTGTCGGCAGTTCCCACTACGGCCGCGGCGACGCGTGGTGCTTCGACCCGCGGGTGAAGATCTGCTTCGCCGACCCGGCGCTGAAGTTCGACTTCTCCGAACCCCGCCGCGAGTTCGCGAAGGGTGCCATCCGCGAGTTCATGCCTGCCGGCGAGCGTTCGCTCATCATTCCGGCCAGGTAA
- the mtrE gene encoding tetrahydromethanopterin S-methyltransferase subunit E: MEEIVFGIGITALAGALATVAGAAEDVESDIGSQGDPNSQVQLAPQMGYIHRIFNKAVSGEPPAYGLWVALGAGLAWAFMTMQINPILAIVLGSALAVFVQGVYATTAYLGRTASLAKFGQPVYIDILKSMTTVTMAHAFVAIFTTVAMCYLMIVALGHPFPLPLLGIVWGIALGAAGSATGNPFYGKERQYQEQKFGAGVPISASGNIVRYAEAGQRNSLDNGFFSAKLGGPASGICFGLIVFFELWRTVVFEELNAWGPVIVGVVVILIFAIIDRYIEVWARKTFGPYTTSEEASS; the protein is encoded by the coding sequence ATGGAAGAGATCGTGTTTGGCATCGGCATTACCGCATTGGCAGGTGCACTTGCAACCGTTGCCGGCGCTGCGGAGGACGTTGAGTCTGATATCGGATCACAGGGTGATCCGAACTCGCAGGTTCAACTGGCCCCGCAGATGGGGTATATTCACCGTATCTTCAACAAGGCAGTTTCCGGTGAACCCCCCGCGTACGGCCTCTGGGTTGCCCTGGGTGCAGGCCTTGCCTGGGCATTCATGACGATGCAGATAAACCCGATACTTGCAATAGTGCTCGGGAGCGCTCTCGCGGTCTTCGTGCAGGGCGTATATGCGACAACCGCATATCTCGGTCGTACTGCAAGTCTCGCCAAGTTCGGACAGCCGGTTTACATCGACATCCTAAAGTCGATGACGACCGTGACCATGGCACACGCGTTTGTGGCAATCTTTACCACGGTCGCGATGTGTTACCTGATGATTGTCGCACTCGGCCACCCCTTCCCGCTCCCGTTGCTGGGTATTGTATGGGGTATTGCGCTTGGTGCGGCCGGATCTGCAACAGGTAACCCGTTCTACGGAAAGGAGCGGCAGTACCAGGAGCAGAAGTTCGGAGCCGGTGTTCCGATCTCCGCATCCGGAAACATCGTCCGCTATGCCGAAGCAGGCCAGCGGAACTCACTTGACAACGGTTTCTTCAGCGCCAAACTCGGCGGTCCCGCATCCGGGATCTGTTTTGGCCTGATCGTCTTCTTCGAACTCTGGCGTACCGTGGTCTTCGAAGAGCTCAACGCCTGGGGACCGGTCATCGTCGGTGTTGTCGTGATCCTGATCTTTGCCATCATCGACCGTTACATCGAGGTCTGGGCAAGGAAGACCTTCGGACCATACACGACTTCTGAGGAGGCATCGTCATGA